A genomic stretch from Oreochromis niloticus isolate F11D_XX linkage group LG11, O_niloticus_UMD_NMBU, whole genome shotgun sequence includes:
- the cd4-2.2 gene encoding neogenin isoform X5 — MKVIVLFVFVLGALSAAGEEFFAKVGGKVTLNCGVSSYRRSLQWLHRYNLIHSVDQRGFTRKGTVELVQRSVLRRTNLEISSVTETDAGNFKCLADGTQHQHSLSVVSVFVSVHPSAVLKLNDEATLRCEVKGQPQGCEVKWKSPNTKSPTNPSTVQLKPVTNSHNGAWECIITCGSNTFSQSLTITVQEPPTATTTTTPPTTRKNITSFVTSVQKTTCTTCTANDCPLGLSCWMWIAIGMCCQFVLLIVCVILLCKFMRRRTVCEKRCSSNIYV, encoded by the exons ATGAAGGtgattgtgttgtttgtgtttg TGCTGGGTGCACTCTCTGCTGCAGGTGAAGAGTTCTTTGCAAAAGTCGGGGGGAAAGTCACATTGAACTGTGGAGTCAGCAGCTACAGACGCTCTCTGCAGTGGCTTCATCGATATAACTTAATTCATAGTGTTGATCAGAGAGGCTTCACTCGCAAAG GCACTGTTGAACTTGTGCAGAGGTCAGTCCTGAGACGGACGAATCTGGAAATCTCCAGTGTGACAGAAACAGATGCTGGAAACTTCAAATGTTTGGCAGATGGGACACAGCACCAACATTCACTTTCTGTGGTCTCAG TTTTTGTCTCTGTCCATCCCTCTGCTGTTCTCAAGCTGAACGATGAGGCAACGCTCCGGTGTGAGGTGAAAGGTCAGCCCCAAGGTTGTGAAGTGAAGTGGAAGAGTCCAAATACAAAGTCACCCACAAATCCATCAACAGTTCAACTGAAACCTGTAACAAACTCACATAACGGGGCCTGGGAGTGTATCATCACCTGTGGCAGCAATACGTTTAGTCAGAGTCTGACCATCACAGTACAAG AGCCTCCAACTGCAACAACTACAACAACTCCACCAACCACCCGTAAGAACATCACATCATTTGTAACAAGTGTTCAAAAGACAACATGTACAACAT GTACTGCCAACGATTGCCCACTGGGACTCTCCTGTTGGATGTGGATTGCAATCGGGATGTGCTGTCAGTTTGTTCTCCTGATAGTTTGTGTCATTCTCTTGTGTAAGTTTATGAGAAGAAGGACAGTATGTGAGAAAAGGTGTTCATCAAATATTTATGTATAG
- the cd4-2.2 gene encoding uncharacterized protein cd4-2.2 isoform X6, which yields MKVIVLFVFVLGALSAAGEEFFAKVGGKVTLNCGVSSYRRSLQWLHRYNLIHSVDQRGFTRKGTVELVQRSVLRRTNLEISSVTETDAGNFKCLADGTQHQHSLSVVSVFVSVHPSAVLKLNDEATLRCEVKGQPQGCEVKWKSPNTKSPTNPSTVQLKPVTNSHNGAWECIITCGSNTFSQSLTITVQEPPTATTTTTPPTTRTANDCPLGLSCWMWIAIGMCCQFVLLIVCVILLCKFMRRRTVCEKRCSSNIYV from the exons ATGAAGGtgattgtgttgtttgtgtttg TGCTGGGTGCACTCTCTGCTGCAGGTGAAGAGTTCTTTGCAAAAGTCGGGGGGAAAGTCACATTGAACTGTGGAGTCAGCAGCTACAGACGCTCTCTGCAGTGGCTTCATCGATATAACTTAATTCATAGTGTTGATCAGAGAGGCTTCACTCGCAAAG GCACTGTTGAACTTGTGCAGAGGTCAGTCCTGAGACGGACGAATCTGGAAATCTCCAGTGTGACAGAAACAGATGCTGGAAACTTCAAATGTTTGGCAGATGGGACACAGCACCAACATTCACTTTCTGTGGTCTCAG TTTTTGTCTCTGTCCATCCCTCTGCTGTTCTCAAGCTGAACGATGAGGCAACGCTCCGGTGTGAGGTGAAAGGTCAGCCCCAAGGTTGTGAAGTGAAGTGGAAGAGTCCAAATACAAAGTCACCCACAAATCCATCAACAGTTCAACTGAAACCTGTAACAAACTCACATAACGGGGCCTGGGAGTGTATCATCACCTGTGGCAGCAATACGTTTAGTCAGAGTCTGACCATCACAGTACAAG AGCCTCCAACTGCAACAACTACAACAACTCCACCAACCACCC GTACTGCCAACGATTGCCCACTGGGACTCTCCTGTTGGATGTGGATTGCAATCGGGATGTGCTGTCAGTTTGTTCTCCTGATAGTTTGTGTCATTCTCTTGTGTAAGTTTATGAGAAGAAGGACAGTATGTGAGAAAAGGTGTTCATCAAATATTTATGTATAG